The sequence accaagacaaattccttgtatgtgtaagcgtacttggcaataaagctcattctgattctgatgtgttTGCCAGATTGGCAGGTACATTACGATGTGCAACTCCAGATGAGCACTGGCCAATAGCAAAGGATTTGCAGGTTATGAAATACAAACATCAGAGAGTGATAGAGTGGATAAGCTGCATcagtatttttatcttattttccaataaaacaatatctaaagaaataaatagagattaagaatatgatttttgcaatGAAGAAATTAGTTTCTATAATAGTCTTAGAATTCAGAAATAGGAGTCTGACAATGCAAACTTACACTTAATACCTGATAGAGTGCAAGGTTAAATATATTTTCCACCCCATGCATACAAACTACACTAAAGCTACATGGTTTAAAATACAATCAAAGTTCAATTACAAAGCTGTCCTTGGCAgactttaatatttgtatttgcatgccGTTTTGAGCTACCATTCAAGTGTAGAATAAGATAACACCATTGCAAGTtgcaacaaacagaaaaagataaCACCATTGCAAGTTGTTCGGACGAGGTTTGCTAATCAagtaaacaacacacacacacatgcagagtgATCTCTGCTTCCACTTTCCATGTTTTCAGTCAAATATAAATGTCACGGTGTTGTGTATGATCTCAGCCAAGGCACTCTGAATCGTTGAACATAACGGGCATGACAATATGGAAGAAATAAGCATGTCTATGGTATCTACTGCACAAATTAATCGTCTTGCACATTTCCTCATTTAAAACATGCATATTAAAAGTATGTTGTTGAACACATGTTAATCAAGCAGAATAATGCTCACAGATACTATGAAGCCACAAGATAACCTGAACAATCTCAACTGAGCACAGATGGCACATTAAATCTAACAACTACTAAGACAGAAAAGAATAAAGCAAGCATGGACATCTAAAGTTTAAAAGGAAAACACAGTCATCAGATTTTGGTTGTTAGGCTGCAGAATCTAACTGCATTATGCAGACTTTATTATAGACAGATGTGATTTTTTGAGGCGCTGTATCTTAGAAGATAATGTCCAAACCCTATAATTCAGAAAATGGTTATAAATCTAATAGTATTCCCAAGAAAACATATTTATTATGTAGAAAAAAGCAGCCGTGatactttttaaagtaaaaacaacCTGCAGTGCATGAAGATATACTGTAAGAGTGGTCTTTTCTAGGGTCACATGATGCAACTAATAGTAAAAAAAGGTTTACCCCCAAAGGGTTACGTCCAAAACTCCCATACAAATGTTGCCATCAAGTCCTCCTCGGAAGTTCATAATTACAAATTTGAGGGGTAATTACAATGTCAAGTGAGTTCAAGTGATTTTGGTCAGAAGCAAACAGACACGTTGAGCAATTTCATGGATTTCTATTGCTTTCTCCGCTTACTGGCAAGAACAGGAAATCCTATTGCagcaaaatgaagagcaaaggaTGCACAGTTTTACATGACACTTTGACAAGGTATTTAACATGTATGTTTTAACATGAGAttgtatgtgaccaataaaacttgaaacaTTCTCATGCTGCCACAGAAAATGTTGCGCAACCCTGTCACCAATATTCACAATTTATACTTAATTTATGACCAATAccaattaacttttacatttagcAGGGACTTACAAATGTGGAGCATAAGCAATTCCtcatacaaaagccaacaatatctgcagtattgcactgccaagttctaaTAGTAGATggttgattgaagaccagatgcaccACTGCATTCTAGACCATCCGCAGTTGGTTAATCTAATCAGAGCATTGCTGTAGTCAAGTCTTGGGATGACAAGAATTTGCTTCCATGATTCTTTAATTTACACACCTACAACTCAAGGTACTGTAATAACAACGTGGTGGCCATTCATGTGTGCTAACTTCATAAATATGATAATTTAAAAAATTGCTTGACGCATATTTGTCCTAAACACCTATACAAACTAATgcctgtttttttgggggggggtttttttgcaaagaaattatatttaagaGGCAGTTTGTATTTTATAATGAACCAAAACAAATCTTGAACCATTaaaaatgtttgatatttttctctttttagaTCAAGATGGGTGGTCCTTCGGAATTCGATCATGACTACCATTACAACGACCATGACAACAGTTCCAACCACAGTTACTACGATGATGACTTTTCAGACTACCACACGGTCTGCGACAAACAAGAGATCCGGTCCTTTGCAGGGGTCTTTTTGCCTGTGGTGTACACCCTAGCCTTGATCCTGGGTCTGGCAGGAAATTCACTGGTTGTCTTTGTGTACCTTTCCCACAAGCGTTTACGAACCCTGACAGATGTCTTGATCCTCAACCTGGCCTTCGCAGATCTCCTCCTCCTTCTCACATTGCCTTTCTGGGCTGCAGATGCAGTGAATGGCTGGGAAATTGGCATAGCCGCCTGCAAGATCACCTCTGCCCTCTACACCACCAACTTCAGCTGTAGCATGTTGCTGCTGGCCTGTATTAGTATTGACCGTTATCGTGCACTAGCTAGAGGTTCCACTACTGCCCATGTTCTGGGCAGGAACAATGGCCGCAGGCAGAGGATAATAGTGTGCCTCCTAGTTTGGGCATTGGCCATTTTGTTAGGGTTGCCTGATATGGTGTTCTATACAGTAAGACAGCATTCTGGAGGGCGTAACGCCTGCCGAGCGGTTTACCCACACAGCATGGCGCGAG comes from Myxocyprinus asiaticus isolate MX2 ecotype Aquarium Trade chromosome 41, UBuf_Myxa_2, whole genome shotgun sequence and encodes:
- the LOC127431777 gene encoding atypical chemokine receptor 4-like; its protein translation is MGGPSEFDHDYHYNDHDNSSNHSYYDDDFSDYHTVCDKQEIRSFAGVFLPVVYTLALILGLAGNSLVVFVYLSHKRLRTLTDVLILNLAFADLLLLLTLPFWAADAVNGWEIGIAACKITSALYTTNFSCSMLLLACISIDRYRALARGSTTAHVLGRNNGRRQRIIVCLLVWALAILLGLPDMVFYTVRQHSGGRNACRAVYPHSMARAAKATLEILEVLLSFLLPFLVMMLCYCRVGVALSHAATAGVRGGRRWRAFRVLIAVVGVFLLTQLPYNVVKLVRALDVIYMLVTECEVSKNLDRVNQITESLALTHCCLNPVLYIFIGSSFKVHMLKLAKHCGQTGRGYRHGNEQPTVEISLKSGEQNHARSSSDNEDTSTFTI